From Levilactobacillus zymae, a single genomic window includes:
- a CDS encoding MMPL family transporter, whose protein sequence is MQERIRKLHHNRIFALVFWLVVVFAAIVTLPNIKTIIQYDGQPQLANTSQPVKATQIRNHWGRNLDGTYTVNAVFNNPAGKLTNKQLAAINKTTSALQKKSTYYGIQKITTMTNTPTSRPQLLSKDQSTEIVQLAVSHNQGPVRDIAKQLKNEIATAGLETYVTSPEIVSDAANEHIASFTLIVILMTLLIALVAMGILFASIIAPIITFLAILISYISTLSLATNLAYHWNFAYSEYTPIFLLLGISLFTLLTSFWFFRELRQLTDDGVDSQAATTQVIHNLGYRVLISTLSLTLAFGSLMLFDFSSIRAFGVLGIGFAITGLASVTLIPVFAGMLGSSLFWPKKTRPQLADHKLWRQLARFGLWQPWIAVIVVLYFAGVGLFGGAQAHLNYNNTQDIPNNQAVQGARVLSAHFGQGKATPVTLYLQNTQRLDNQDQLYQLDNLTKKLRAQPGVAAVTSMTQPGGQPVTQYYVAQQLNGVNTSLSGAMGQLQSIRNAIKADQNGLKQKDLKAEVKRLNKLSTQTNKLVGQSSQLQSALSSAQSNTSTSSSSSKAARRYIQQLNRINTELTTAATTLTNLAAAVGSTSSDASTAQSNLSTYQESIKAVNSSLGQTRKQVQKLNKSINQIYTYLGGLQNSAAAKSLYLTPTQLASGEFQQSLVNFTDVKAKSTYLTITLKQEPNAKTTTKTLQELKQVATSQLRGTSLKDATLTFSGQPVVASTLQTQFQHDLPRVLGLVFGITLLLLVLFSRSLLQASYWFLTFLASAAASYQLTRLLMQWLTGNSQFNWQVPLLAFVPITVLAVVELTQLALSYRLNEAPLLDWLLPGIHEVGQTMRHSMFIIIAGVLGLLAAESQVLTAVTLITILTAIIFNLMLPLMASSFGKLSVIIPAQKPYHFHRPTRRKKSGRPSRKSRRNRKMPTIDESTDTTATKPTDDQK, encoded by the coding sequence ATGCAAGAACGGATTAGAAAGCTTCATCACAACCGAATTTTTGCACTCGTATTCTGGTTAGTTGTGGTCTTTGCGGCCATCGTGACCTTGCCCAATATCAAGACCATTATTCAATACGATGGTCAACCACAATTGGCGAATACGAGTCAACCCGTCAAGGCAACCCAGATACGCAACCATTGGGGGCGCAATCTTGACGGCACGTACACGGTCAACGCGGTGTTCAACAACCCGGCCGGCAAACTGACCAACAAACAGTTAGCCGCGATTAACAAGACCACGTCGGCGTTGCAAAAGAAGTCGACCTATTACGGGATTCAAAAGATCACCACCATGACCAATACCCCGACTAGTCGGCCGCAACTACTTTCTAAGGATCAGTCCACAGAAATCGTTCAGCTGGCGGTCAGTCATAATCAAGGCCCCGTCCGCGACATTGCCAAGCAGTTAAAAAATGAAATTGCGACGGCGGGTCTGGAAACTTACGTGACCAGCCCCGAAATCGTTAGCGATGCGGCCAACGAACACATTGCGTCGTTCACGCTAATCGTCATTTTAATGACGTTGTTGATTGCCCTCGTTGCGATGGGGATTTTATTTGCATCCATTATTGCGCCAATCATCACCTTCTTGGCCATTCTCATCAGCTATATTTCAACCCTTAGTCTCGCAACGAACCTGGCTTATCACTGGAATTTCGCCTATTCCGAATACACCCCCATCTTCCTGTTGCTGGGCATCAGTTTATTTACCCTGCTGACCAGCTTCTGGTTCTTCAGGGAACTCCGGCAACTAACCGACGACGGGGTCGATAGCCAAGCGGCAACGACGCAAGTCATCCATAACTTGGGTTACCGGGTGCTCATCAGCACCCTTAGTTTGACGCTCGCTTTCGGCAGTCTGATGCTCTTTGACTTCTCCAGCATCCGGGCCTTCGGCGTGCTGGGAATTGGCTTTGCCATCACCGGTCTGGCCAGCGTCACCTTGATTCCCGTCTTCGCCGGAATGCTGGGGAGCAGCCTCTTCTGGCCGAAGAAAACCCGGCCCCAATTGGCGGACCATAAATTATGGCGTCAGCTGGCGCGTTTCGGTCTCTGGCAACCCTGGATTGCGGTCATCGTGGTCCTATACTTTGCCGGTGTCGGTCTCTTTGGCGGCGCTCAGGCCCACTTGAATTACAACAATACTCAAGACATTCCCAACAACCAAGCCGTGCAAGGGGCACGGGTCCTCAGTGCCCACTTTGGTCAAGGAAAAGCCACGCCAGTCACGCTGTACCTACAAAACACCCAGCGTCTGGACAATCAAGATCAACTTTACCAATTGGATAACTTAACCAAGAAGCTCCGTGCACAGCCAGGGGTGGCGGCGGTCACCTCAATGACTCAACCTGGCGGGCAACCCGTCACCCAGTATTACGTGGCTCAGCAGTTAAACGGGGTTAATACCAGCTTATCCGGTGCCATGGGGCAACTGCAATCCATCCGGAACGCGATTAAAGCGGATCAGAACGGGTTGAAGCAAAAGGATCTCAAGGCCGAGGTCAAGCGACTCAACAAATTATCGACGCAAACTAACAAATTAGTCGGTCAAAGCAGTCAGTTGCAATCCGCCCTGTCGTCTGCTCAAAGTAACACGTCCACGAGTAGCAGTTCGTCAAAGGCCGCCCGCCGGTACATTCAACAGCTAAACCGGATCAACACGGAACTGACCACCGCTGCCACCACGCTAACCAACTTAGCGGCAGCCGTTGGGTCGACCAGCAGCGATGCCAGCACGGCTCAGTCCAACTTGAGTACCTACCAAGAATCCATCAAGGCAGTCAACTCCAGTCTGGGCCAAACCCGCAAGCAAGTTCAGAAGTTAAACAAGTCCATCAACCAGATTTATACCTACCTGGGGGGCTTACAAAATTCCGCAGCGGCGAAGTCACTGTACTTGACGCCAACGCAACTAGCCAGCGGTGAATTCCAACAATCACTAGTAAACTTTACCGACGTGAAGGCTAAGTCCACCTACCTGACCATTACGTTGAAGCAAGAACCAAACGCCAAGACGACAACTAAGACGTTGCAAGAGCTCAAGCAAGTGGCTACCAGTCAATTGCGTGGGACGTCACTCAAAGACGCCACCCTCACGTTCTCCGGTCAACCCGTAGTGGCTTCGACGTTGCAAACCCAATTCCAACACGACCTCCCACGCGTCTTAGGCTTGGTCTTCGGAATTACCTTATTGTTGTTAGTTCTGTTCAGTCGTTCGCTCCTGCAAGCCAGCTACTGGTTCTTGACCTTCCTGGCATCGGCGGCGGCCAGTTACCAACTAACCCGCCTGCTCATGCAGTGGTTAACCGGTAACAGTCAATTTAACTGGCAGGTTCCTCTGTTGGCCTTCGTTCCCATTACGGTCTTAGCCGTGGTGGAATTAACCCAGTTAGCCTTGAGCTACCGGTTAAACGAAGCCCCATTACTTGACTGGTTATTGCCAGGGATTCACGAGGTTGGTCAGACCATGCGCCACTCGATGTTCATCATCATCGCCGGTGTCTTAGGTCTCTTGGCCGCTGAATCGCAAGTTTTGACGGCGGTGACGTTAATCACCATCCTAACGGCGATTATCTTTAATCTGATGTTGCCTCTCATGGCTTCCTCGTTCGGTAAACTCTCCGTGATTATTCCGGCCCAAAAGCCGTACCACTTCCACCGACCAACTCGGCGAAAGAAGTCCGGACGGCCATCCCGGAAGTCTCGGCGGAACCGGAAGATGCCAACTATCGATGAGTCTACGGATACTACCGCAACCAAGCCCACCGATGATCAAAAATAA
- a CDS encoding ABC transporter permease, translating into MSLMVSAIGQGLLWAVLGVGLFLTFRILDFADMTVEGTFPLGAATCVAAISNGMSPIVATLLAFIVGSLAGLITGLLYTKGHIPILLAGILVMTACYSVNLRIMGRANVSLLGKATLFKNHFLEGLPQYFDSVFLGTLVMVVVTGIVIYFLQTQLGQGFIATGDNQTMARSLGINTDNMKIMGLMVSNGLIAFGGALVAQNNGYADVNMGIGIIVIALASIIIGEVAFGDLTLNQRLVAVTLGSILYRFVLLIVLKLGFNANDLNLLSAIVLALCMMLPVFKQAFNFKHILKRGLDTND; encoded by the coding sequence ATGAGTTTAATGGTATCCGCAATCGGACAAGGCCTGCTGTGGGCCGTCCTCGGGGTGGGCTTGTTCCTTACCTTTAGAATTCTCGATTTTGCCGACATGACGGTCGAAGGCACTTTCCCGTTAGGCGCGGCCACCTGTGTCGCCGCCATCAGTAACGGCATGTCGCCAATCGTCGCAACGTTGTTAGCCTTTATCGTGGGGAGCCTGGCCGGCCTAATCACCGGGTTGCTCTACACCAAGGGCCACATCCCCATCCTGTTAGCCGGGATCTTAGTCATGACCGCCTGCTACTCCGTCAACCTGCGGATCATGGGCCGGGCCAACGTGTCCCTGCTGGGCAAAGCCACGCTCTTTAAGAACCACTTTCTGGAAGGCCTGCCGCAATACTTCGACAGCGTCTTTCTGGGGACCCTGGTGATGGTCGTGGTCACGGGCATCGTAATCTACTTTCTTCAAACCCAGCTGGGTCAAGGATTCATCGCGACCGGGGATAACCAGACCATGGCCCGTTCTTTGGGCATCAACACCGATAACATGAAGATCATGGGTCTGATGGTTTCCAACGGGCTGATTGCCTTCGGCGGTGCCCTGGTCGCCCAAAACAACGGCTACGCCGACGTCAACATGGGGATTGGGATCATCGTCATCGCCCTGGCCTCCATCATCATCGGGGAAGTCGCGTTTGGGGACCTGACTCTCAATCAACGGTTAGTCGCCGTGACCCTGGGGAGTATCCTCTACCGATTCGTGCTGCTAATCGTGCTGAAGCTCGGGTTCAACGCCAACGACTTGAACCTCTTATCCGCCATCGTCCTAGCACTGTGCATGATGTTACCGGTCTTCAAGCAGGCCTTCAACTTCAAGCACATCTTGAAACGGGGGTTAGATACTAATGACTAA
- a CDS encoding ATP-binding cassette domain-containing protein, which produces MTKPLLQLKDVVLKVNRHTPEEIKILDHLNLTINAGDFITVLGSNGAGKSTLFNAIGGDLTIDSGQILLNGRDIAHDSVEKRTRFLSRVFQDPKLGTAPRMTVAENLLLAERRGQRRGLMPRRLNKQLAHFKEITATMHNGLDQRLTTATGNLSGGQRQALSFLMATLKRPELLLLDEHTAALDPQTSQDLMHLTNERVQDQNLTCLMITHHLEDALTYGNRLIVLHHGRVTFDVAGAEKAALTTEKLYSFFAEIE; this is translated from the coding sequence ATGACTAAACCATTACTACAACTCAAGGACGTGGTGCTCAAGGTCAACCGTCACACGCCCGAAGAAATCAAAATCTTAGACCACCTCAACCTGACCATCAACGCCGGCGACTTCATCACGGTGTTGGGCTCGAACGGGGCTGGGAAATCCACCCTATTCAACGCTATCGGGGGCGACCTGACGATCGATAGCGGTCAGATCCTGCTGAACGGCCGCGACATCGCCCACGATTCCGTGGAAAAACGGACCCGTTTTCTCAGCCGGGTCTTTCAGGATCCCAAGTTAGGGACCGCGCCACGGATGACCGTGGCCGAGAACCTCTTGCTGGCCGAACGGCGCGGACAACGCCGCGGGCTCATGCCCCGACGGCTCAACAAACAACTGGCTCACTTTAAGGAAATCACGGCTACCATGCACAACGGTCTGGATCAACGCCTAACCACCGCCACGGGGAACCTTTCCGGCGGCCAACGCCAGGCCCTGAGTTTTTTGATGGCGACCTTAAAGCGGCCGGAACTGTTGTTACTAGACGAACACACCGCCGCGTTGGACCCGCAAACTAGTCAGGACCTGATGCACCTGACCAACGAGCGGGTGCAAGACCAGAACCTGACTTGTCTGATGATCACCCACCACCTCGAAGATGCCCTCACCTACGGCAACCGGCTGATTGTGCTCCACCACGGCCGGGTCACCTTCGATGTCGCCGGTGCCGAAAAGGCCGCACTGACCACCGAGAAGCTCTATAGTTTCTTTGCGGAAATCGAATAG
- a CDS encoding NAD(P)-dependent oxidoreductase, with the protein MQIGFIGTGVMGTGIIQNLLKAGHQVVVYNRTKAHAKTVLAAGATWADSPQAVAAQSTVIITMVGFPQDVQDVYSRTDGIFAGAKPGSTIIDMTTSTPALAVTLTKTAHQLKLKALDAPVSGGDVGTKNATLTVMVGGDQEAYQAMQPIFEQIGQRVNYFGAAGKGQHAKMANQIMIAGTMTGLTEMLVYAKAAGLDLPQVLATLSSGGADNWSMDNYVPRILKGDYTPGFFAKHFLKDLRIALREADRMHLDLPATQQAKQLYETMVDDCGLGDDGTQGLIKIYEDK; encoded by the coding sequence ATGCAAATTGGATTTATCGGTACCGGCGTTATGGGTACCGGCATCATTCAGAATCTGTTGAAGGCGGGGCACCAAGTCGTCGTTTATAACCGGACTAAGGCCCACGCCAAGACCGTACTCGCGGCGGGGGCTACTTGGGCGGACTCACCCCAGGCCGTGGCGGCCCAATCGACGGTGATCATCACCATGGTCGGGTTCCCTCAAGACGTTCAGGATGTTTATTCCCGGACGGACGGGATCTTTGCTGGTGCTAAGCCGGGAAGCACGATTATCGATATGACCACGAGTACCCCGGCACTAGCTGTAACGTTAACTAAGACGGCTCACCAGTTGAAGTTAAAGGCTCTAGACGCCCCAGTTTCCGGCGGCGACGTGGGGACGAAAAATGCTACCTTGACCGTGATGGTGGGCGGTGACCAGGAAGCCTATCAGGCCATGCAGCCGATTTTTGAGCAGATTGGTCAACGAGTTAATTACTTTGGAGCAGCTGGAAAGGGCCAACACGCTAAGATGGCTAACCAGATCATGATTGCGGGGACCATGACCGGTCTGACCGAAATGTTGGTCTACGCCAAGGCGGCCGGTCTGGACCTGCCGCAGGTTTTGGCCACGTTAAGCAGTGGCGGGGCCGATAATTGGAGCATGGATAACTACGTGCCCCGCATCTTAAAGGGCGACTATACGCCTGGCTTCTTTGCCAAGCACTTCTTAAAGGACTTACGGATTGCCTTACGGGAAGCCGACCGGATGCACCTGGATTTACCGGCGACCCAACAGGCCAAGCAGCTTTATGAGACCATGGTCGATGACTGCGGCCTAGGTGATGACGGGACGCAGGGCTTGATTAAGATTTACGAGGACAAGTAA
- a CDS encoding YdcF family protein, protein MLLSLIFFLLCFTALMTFWQPHGLFSAVITSLSGGLIILIASFSHHQWAHGLALIGWAIVAVIVISGLVTLGLILSRPQRILRKQERLTWGLRLAIGLWLVLGCGWGWAVFTSHFSDTLWPWLTFIPVFSLYLGFLYAASLVGFWRASLHGVRHADTLVILGAGLINGHQVGQVLASRLDTALAFAQRQKSPVTLLVTGGQGPDETVTEAAAMAAYLQDHGFPAERIIQETAATNTLTNLFNSQRLWIKLPHQGGRVVLVTSSYHLFRAQILAHHLGIRFPGLPAPTRWTYLPIAWAREFLAILMLHPRLHRGVLVTLVVINGLGLLL, encoded by the coding sequence ATGTTACTTAGTCTCATCTTTTTCCTACTGTGTTTCACTGCGCTAATGACCTTCTGGCAACCTCACGGGTTGTTCAGCGCCGTCATTACCAGTTTGAGTGGCGGCTTAATTATCCTCATCGCTAGCTTCTCCCACCACCAATGGGCTCACGGTCTCGCTCTAATTGGGTGGGCCATCGTGGCGGTCATCGTCATCAGCGGTCTAGTGACCCTCGGATTAATTCTAAGTCGTCCCCAGCGCATCTTGCGCAAACAGGAACGGCTCACCTGGGGGTTACGCCTGGCCATTGGTCTGTGGCTAGTGTTGGGCTGCGGTTGGGGTTGGGCCGTCTTCACGAGTCATTTTAGTGATACCCTATGGCCCTGGCTGACCTTCATCCCCGTCTTCAGTCTCTATCTGGGGTTCCTCTACGCGGCGAGCTTAGTAGGCTTTTGGCGGGCCAGCCTCCACGGCGTTCGCCACGCCGATACCCTGGTCATCCTGGGGGCTGGATTGATTAACGGGCATCAAGTCGGACAAGTCTTGGCCTCACGGTTAGACACCGCCCTGGCCTTCGCTCAGCGACAAAAGTCCCCAGTCACGTTATTAGTGACGGGCGGACAAGGCCCTGACGAAACGGTAACCGAGGCCGCGGCCATGGCCGCTTACTTGCAAGATCATGGGTTTCCCGCCGAGCGAATTATTCAAGAAACGGCGGCCACCAATACACTCACTAACCTGTTCAACAGCCAACGACTGTGGATTAAATTACCCCACCAGGGCGGCCGGGTGGTCCTGGTCACCAGTAGCTACCACCTCTTTCGGGCGCAAATTCTCGCCCATCACCTAGGAATTCGCTTTCCCGGTTTACCAGCACCTACCCGCTGGACCTACCTGCCCATTGCTTGGGCGCGTGAATTTCTAGCCATTCTCATGCTGCATCCCCGTTTACACCGGGGAGTCTTGGTCACCCTCGTGGTCATTAACGGCCTGGGGCTCCTACTGTAA
- a CDS encoding TerC family protein — translation MLHFLSQLYGPFFDPHNWATVITTGNDWLIIFSLVLIECLLSVDNAVVLAAQTQSLPTQELREKSLFYGIWGAYIFRFIIIGLGTYLIHFWEIKVLGSLYLAYLVFRFFTRTRVKHTRKLVTEKKHRVFSLFWSVVIQIELMDIVFSVDSVLASLAISSNPVIVLIGGMIGILAMRGVAEIIMKLMQRIPELEPMAYILIGIIALKLFLSIPAIDIEIPAALFGLIVVGAIIVTLLIHAIRQRRAARKTSESKND, via the coding sequence GTGTTACATTTTCTAAGTCAGTTATACGGGCCGTTTTTTGACCCGCATAATTGGGCAACTGTGATTACAACGGGAAACGATTGGCTAATCATTTTTTCGTTAGTGCTGATCGAGTGTCTGCTGTCCGTCGATAACGCGGTGGTTTTAGCCGCCCAAACGCAGTCGTTACCGACGCAGGAATTACGCGAGAAATCGCTGTTTTACGGGATTTGGGGAGCCTATATTTTTCGGTTCATCATTATTGGGTTGGGGACCTATTTGATTCACTTCTGGGAGATTAAGGTTTTAGGATCACTGTACCTGGCCTACCTGGTCTTTCGCTTCTTTACCCGGACCCGCGTGAAGCACACGCGTAAATTGGTCACAGAAAAAAAACACCGGGTGTTCTCCCTGTTCTGGTCCGTTGTGATTCAGATTGAATTAATGGATATCGTTTTCTCGGTGGATTCGGTGCTGGCGTCGCTGGCGATTTCTAGCAACCCAGTGATCGTGTTGATCGGGGGAATGATTGGCATCTTGGCCATGCGAGGGGTGGCCGAGATCATCATGAAATTAATGCAGCGGATTCCCGAACTGGAACCGATGGCTTACATCCTCATTGGCATCATCGCGTTGAAGTTGTTTCTGTCGATTCCGGCAATTGATATCGAGATTCCGGCCGCGTTATTCGGTCTGATTGTGGTGGGGGCCATTATCGTGACCCTCTTGATTCACGCAATCCGGCAACGGCGAGCTGCTCGGAAAACTTCCGAATCTAAGAATGACTAA
- the tnpA gene encoding IS200/IS605 family transposase codes for MANKLNSLAHTKWLCKYHIVFTPKYRRKIIYNQYRRDLQEYIKLLCKYKGVTIIEGHMMPDHVHLLVSIPPKLSVSSFMGYLKGKSALMMFDRHANLKYKFGNRHFWSEGYYVTTVGMNEATIKKYIQDQEKHDMALDKLTTKEYTDPFKG; via the coding sequence ATGGCCAATAAACTCAACAGCCTAGCACATACGAAATGGTTGTGTAAATATCATATCGTATTTACCCCCAAGTATAGACGGAAGATTATCTACAATCAATATCGACGTGATTTACAAGAATACATCAAACTTCTGTGTAAATATAAAGGTGTCACGATTATTGAAGGACATATGATGCCGGACCACGTTCACCTGTTGGTCAGTATCCCACCAAAGCTAAGTGTCTCGTCCTTCATGGGATATTTGAAGGGGAAGAGTGCCTTAATGATGTTTGATCGACACGCCAATCTAAAGTATAAATTCGGCAATCGGCACTTCTGGTCAGAAGGGTATTATGTCACAACAGTAGGCATGAACGAAGCGACCATCAAGAAATATATTCAAGATCAAGAGAAGCATGACATGGCGCTTGATAAATTAACGACCAAGGAATATACCGACCCTTTTAAGGGTTAG
- a CDS encoding MerR family transcriptional regulator: MAEFTDELRHVFDVHRLIFRIGELASMTGVSPRQLRYWEKKGFIKSREREGEQARVYSFGTFVKVSMIKYFLDSGYTLAAAVQKAAARNSRAKVLHRFISTGLQGFAEVDGQLAINLGPFDDQQTLMAILPDDGAVTYRLLPNQEAQRLTRED; the protein is encoded by the coding sequence GTGGCAGAATTTACAGATGAGCTGCGACACGTCTTTGACGTGCATCGGTTGATCTTTCGGATTGGGGAATTGGCCAGCATGACGGGAGTGTCCCCCCGCCAGTTACGGTATTGGGAGAAAAAAGGATTTATTAAGTCGCGTGAACGCGAAGGCGAGCAGGCACGCGTGTATTCGTTTGGCACGTTTGTGAAGGTATCCATGATCAAGTATTTCCTGGATAGCGGTTATACCCTAGCGGCGGCCGTTCAAAAGGCGGCTGCGCGAAATTCACGGGCTAAGGTGCTTCACCGGTTTATCTCAACGGGCTTACAGGGTTTTGCCGAGGTTGACGGACAACTGGCCATTAACCTGGGTCCCTTTGATGACCAGCAGACCTTGATGGCGATATTGCCCGATGATGGGGCGGTGACCTACCGGTTGCTCCCCAATCAGGAAGCTCAACGGCTGACACGGGAAGATTAG
- a CDS encoding serine hydrolase, whose translation MVIVKKLMLIAASAIFAGGLLPVGAAHASSYLTITNTQNTDYNARFVGQPKRNDGIYYYGPYKTRRSATTRDASGKNWQHRFVRVSQTATLSNGVKFVKFSWYGKTIGWVDQRALQKFSRSSNAQALLTNAHFKGHAILFNNYSSNASHVSVGYADATSQSPNTANTLYPIASLQKVMTGAIIEQLTSSNKLSMTDKLSKFYPSMKYSQDITIRQLLDHRSGISMAESTPGSLLTTQAAQINYTLQQLNSTGKSSFDYTNANYALLAAIASKVTGQSYEDLVQSRIIKPLGLQNTYAWDQLPTSQLAASGYRYANGQDYQSANVSQDLMSSLLGAGNYYSTPEDYATFQRGLRNGKVLTRSQYYDLANNNKYTYDGGMYHYSGGMKRIRGSLTGAGYDTVLYGTEGNKYGVILFANQSPTKSINSLANTLYQLAENYNEN comes from the coding sequence ATGGTTATTGTGAAAAAACTCATGTTAATCGCCGCTTCCGCAATTTTTGCGGGCGGTTTGCTACCCGTGGGCGCGGCTCACGCCAGTAGCTATTTGACAATTACGAACACCCAGAACACGGACTATAACGCCCGGTTCGTGGGTCAACCCAAACGTAACGACGGGATCTACTACTACGGTCCCTATAAGACGCGGCGGTCGGCCACCACTCGGGATGCTAGCGGGAAGAATTGGCAACACCGCTTCGTGCGGGTCAGCCAAACGGCCACGCTATCCAACGGCGTGAAGTTCGTCAAGTTTTCTTGGTACGGCAAGACCATTGGCTGGGTGGACCAGCGGGCATTACAGAAGTTTAGTCGGAGTAGTAACGCGCAGGCCTTGTTGACCAACGCGCACTTCAAGGGGCACGCCATTTTATTTAACAACTACTCCTCCAACGCCAGTCACGTCAGCGTGGGGTATGCCGATGCGACGAGCCAGTCACCCAACACCGCCAACACCCTCTACCCCATTGCCTCACTCCAAAAGGTGATGACGGGGGCCATCATTGAACAACTCACCAGTAGCAATAAGCTATCGATGACCGACAAGCTGAGCAAGTTTTACCCTAGCATGAAGTACAGTCAAGACATCACGATTCGGCAACTCTTGGATCACCGCTCTGGAATTTCTATGGCTGAAAGTACCCCGGGGTCACTCTTAACCACACAAGCGGCGCAAATTAACTATACGTTACAACAGCTTAACTCGACCGGTAAATCCAGCTTTGACTACACCAACGCGAACTACGCCTTACTCGCCGCCATCGCGTCGAAGGTGACCGGTCAGAGCTATGAAGACCTGGTCCAAAGCCGCATCATCAAGCCGTTAGGACTGCAAAACACCTATGCGTGGGACCAACTGCCAACGTCGCAGCTTGCTGCCAGTGGCTATCGCTATGCGAATGGCCAGGACTACCAGAGTGCCAACGTCTCACAAGATCTGATGTCATCCTTACTGGGGGCCGGCAATTACTACTCTACCCCAGAAGATTACGCCACCTTCCAACGGGGGTTACGCAACGGTAAGGTGCTGACGAGAAGTCAATACTACGACTTGGCCAACAACAATAAGTACACTTACGATGGCGGAATGTACCATTACAGCGGTGGGATGAAGCGCATTCGTGGCTCACTGACCGGCGCGGGCTACGATACCGTGTTGTACGGTACCGAAGGTAATAAGTACGGTGTGATCCTCTTCGCCAACCAAAGTCCAACTAAATCAATCAACTCGTTAGCTAACACACTGTATCAATTAGCCGAAAATTACAACGAAAACTAA
- a CDS encoding glycoside hydrolase family 73 protein: MPKRRRRSRQHNSHPALATWIFVMVLLVVGGGLLVRSNLKTEIESGFVTRTTSSSSSNETAAQRQFIKRMAAPAVRVYQQNGQVLPSIVIAQAILESSWGTSQLFLQANNPFGVKGAYQGSSKDFWTTEYVNNKRVKVKAAFRNYPNLTDAILDHDALLKQSYFKGTVTDYQTAAKLLQANGYATDPNYAKKLTNVIATYDLNQYDT; encoded by the coding sequence GTGCCAAAACGACGTCGAAGGAGTCGCCAACACAATAGCCATCCCGCCTTGGCAACCTGGATCTTTGTGATGGTCCTGTTGGTCGTCGGTGGGGGCTTGTTGGTGCGAAGTAATCTGAAAACAGAAATTGAATCGGGCTTTGTCACCCGAACCACGAGTAGTTCGTCGTCGAATGAAACCGCGGCGCAACGACAATTTATCAAGAGAATGGCTGCGCCGGCGGTCCGAGTCTATCAGCAGAATGGTCAGGTCCTGCCCAGTATCGTGATTGCCCAGGCCATCTTGGAGTCCAGCTGGGGAACCTCACAACTCTTCCTGCAAGCTAACAACCCGTTTGGGGTCAAAGGCGCCTATCAAGGGAGTAGCAAGGATTTTTGGACCACGGAGTATGTCAATAATAAGCGCGTGAAGGTTAAGGCGGCTTTTCGGAACTATCCTAACCTGACGGATGCAATTTTAGACCACGATGCGTTGCTAAAACAAAGCTATTTTAAAGGAACGGTGACAGATTATCAAACGGCCGCTAAGCTGTTGCAGGCTAACGGGTACGCTACGGATCCGAATTACGCGAAGAAGCTGACCAACGTGATTGCCACGTATGATCTAAACCAGTATGATACTTAA
- a CDS encoding NlpC/P60 family protein codes for MNKLVKHLATIALVVSGAFTLATTTANADSTTTDTTNPTVSTNTTFKSVYKVAKSHLGARYVYGAVGPNVFDCSGFTSYIYRKGANVTLPRTAQAQFNAYKHVKYANIKKGDLVFFGGSKYSISHVGMYIGKGKMIDAQNRGVVREAVHAPWWHAVGYARVTSNN; via the coding sequence ATGAATAAATTAGTTAAACATCTTGCGACAATCGCTTTAGTTGTTTCCGGCGCCTTCACGTTAGCCACGACCACGGCTAACGCCGATAGCACCACTACTGATACCACCAATCCAACTGTTTCGACGAATACGACGTTCAAGTCCGTCTACAAAGTCGCTAAGTCCCACTTAGGTGCTCGTTACGTTTACGGTGCTGTGGGTCCTAACGTCTTCGATTGCTCTGGCTTTACCAGCTACATTTACCGTAAAGGGGCGAACGTTACCCTGCCACGGACCGCGCAGGCACAATTTAACGCCTACAAACACGTGAAATACGCAAACATCAAGAAGGGTGATTTGGTCTTCTTTGGTGGGAGCAAGTATTCTATTTCTCACGTGGGAATGTACATTGGTAAGGGCAAGATGATCGACGCCCAAAACCGTGGGGTCGTTCGGGAAGCCGTTCACGCCCCATGGTGGCACGCCGTCGGGTACGCCCGAGTTACCAGCAACAACTAA